A window of the Drosophila bipectinata strain 14024-0381.07 unplaced genomic scaffold, DbipHiC1v2 scaffold_249, whole genome shotgun sequence genome harbors these coding sequences:
- the LOC138927412 gene encoding uncharacterized protein KIAA0513-like: MVDAKPQPPPAGMVPGTPPAGFAGERSKIKLFMERTPSIGALKSKFLTVLGNSNELLNGISNKLTLSSSSSDSDYCDDDEDIPKFDESIDYTKIDFEGRRVKARRAHEEIISGRYRQPNLAPRPRLEPSRGRNHANSKQGGPARSSSGSSSSSGSSTDESSSLSLPDHLAARSHDVSSTTRSDSLESRHSGGYERARAIAGARRSELDMQKDMQRIGELGEPAPPHIDVQPPTEGGGQFGSTPGRQQWGGGGAGGSNSMRVPPRSRTSNSSTLTSLRDEPDQMLASPSMESTDWRHFIRSESQNSVPSWASSISLDCRAGEEPVKEFMKHFTALLFGGPTGVINLELKSEFGVLLRLEIGRLWFTRFLTEQRHKSKRLDSATFGGLAQYFALALFECGECEDYGPAGVLMNLCFLFYHEIEVPGCDPYREYLFISLRQQPIWQQSRFWNAIFLESLQAEREHRISGQLRRQQRRQQRQQQKQASGVGAGGGGSVTDKSLRKQGGDSSSSSSHQAVQSAAPTGTGSASANRRQSKNSLGQPQTGKELEDIAFRQLGALTCNMHSLGTSQDICLDFLKKHIVALNLSKDKAKLIRDNIYRMYHETQLWGARHG, from the exons ATGGTAGATGCAAAGCCACAGCCACCCCCAGCGGGAATGGTGCCGGGAACGCCTCCGGCTGGCTTCGCCGGCGAGCGATCGAAAATCAAATTGTTCATGGAACGGACACCCAGCATCGGGGCTCTCAAGTCCAAGTTCCTCACAGTGCTGGGCAACAGCAATGAGCTCCTCAACGGAATATCAAATAAG TTGACCCTGAGCAGTAGCAGCAGTGACTCTGATTACtgcgacgacgacgaggatATTCCCAAGT tTGACGAGAGCATTGATTACACTAAAATCGACTTTGAAGGACGTCGTGTTAAGGCTCGACGGGCTCACGAAGAAATTATATCAGGACGATATCGCCAGCCTAACTTAGCACCAA GACCTCGTCTGGAACCATCTCGTGGTCGCAACCATGCGAACAGCAAGCAAGGTGGCCCAGCCCGCTCCAGTTCTGGATCCTCGAGCAGCTCTGGCAGCAGTACTGACGAAAGTAGCTCCTTGTCCTTACCAGATCATCTGGCGGCTCGTTCCCATGACGTGAGCAGCACCACGCGCTCCGACTCCTTGGAGTCACGGCATTCCGGCGGATACGAACGTGCTCGGGCCATTGCCGGAGCAAGGCGCAGCGAACTGGACATGCAAAAGGACATGCAGCGCATTGGAGAGCTTGGCGAGCCAGCTCCACCCCACATCGATGTCCAGCCACCCACAGAGGGCGGTGGTCAGTTTGGATCGACGCCGGGACGTCAGCAGTGGGGTGGCGGAGGGGCAGGCGGCAGCAATTCCATGCGTGTGCCGCCGCGCAGCCGCACTTCCAACAGCAGCACGCTGACAAGCCTTCGTGATGAGCCGGACCAGATGCTGGCCAGCCCCAGCATGGAGTCCACTGATTGGCGGCACTTCATCCGCTCCGAGTCACAGAACTCGGTGCCGTCGTGGGCGTCCTCCATTAGCCTGGACTGTCGGGCGGGCGAAGAGCCCGTTAAGGAGTTCATGAAGCATTTCACCGCTCTGCTCTTTGGCGGACCAACCGGCGTCATCAACCTGGAACTAAAGTCGGAGTTTGGGGTGCTGCTGCGCCTGGAGATCGGCCGGCTGTGGTTCACCCGCTTTCTCACAGAACAGCGACACAAATCCAAGAGACTGGACTCTGCCACCTTCGGCGGCCTGGCCCAGTATTTCGCCCTGGCACTGTTCGAGTGCGGCGAATGCGAAGACTATGGACCTGCGGGGGTGTTGATGAACCTCTGCTTCCTCTTTTACCATGAGATCGAGGTCCCTGGCTGCGATCCCTACCGAGAGTACCTATTCATCTCGCTGCGACAGCAACCCATCTGGCAGCAGTCGCGATTCTGGAACGCCATCTTCCTGGAGAGTCTGCAGGCGGAGCGGGAGCACCGCATAAGTGGTCAGCTAAGGCGCCAGCAGAGACGGCAACAGAGGCAGCAGCAAAAGCAGGCCTCCGGAGTAGgcgcaggaggaggaggatcaGTCACGGATAAATCGCTACGCAAACAGGGAGGCGACTCGTCGTCTAGTTCCTCGCACCAAGCGGTACAATCGGCGGCTCCGACGGGCACCGGCTCCGCATCCGCAAACCGGAGACAGAGTAAGAATAGTTTAGGTCAGCCTCAGACTGGCAAGGAGTTGGAAGACATCGCATTTCGACAGCTAGG GGCCTTAACATGCAACATGCATTCGCTGGGCACTTCCCAAGATATATGCCTCGACTTTCTTAAAAAACACATCGTGGCACTAAACCTGTCCAAAG ATAAAGCCAAACTCATTCGAGACAATATATATCGCATGTACCACGAGACACAACTTTGGGGCGCCCGACACGGCTGA
- the LOC138927411 gene encoding E3 ubiquitin-protein ligase lubel-like, whose translation MTTPQLLSKNVRNMPNWVNEANDRIGPKPPPTPPNGVAGGPSKAPALPPKAKNTPEPDYEIIEFSNQQQYSNEPMKTTVVRTKTPDNKLKCTLCGSQNPWVTCSECAGQIFCASCDDMFHKHPKRKQHMRKAVEQGTPPIPPKAQAGGGAPPPVAPPRRSKRGLLTPFLGRKDQMLPPPSPTPSHKSLGGWRGQLGGGVTPPPPPATAHHQMNNRPLPEPPRSEAGGSSRSGTPKSVFDGIQRPPSVQLEKIKSKASATLDRMAILQQRYRQQKARQELSANSEQHLLNGAGFEPWSTISPSPSHFRSGSMSSGLNSSHFDLSDDSHNFHNSLLLQRQAAGAQRRQMSTSVFNLNTATPRRPLAETQNGKAWLANQRMQQAQSLAQLNCAGCQSQQPPGWQHQNIHQHPDEWSQFGSQQQFNNSNLSLNLGPGYLPQHHPHQHPHYPPPVFMTQRGMMYPGAPGYPMMHPGVMGMPPTAASRATSRSRYAASPTPSRKSMSLRRKRTNYVDDELTDDEDSDQDDRRSLVSTRSGMTSASRSQPHHQPRQRRLSSASQLIANDELDGEQRHGSRQHKMRDRRGSVAKSVQSEWLPERRDSQTSNGGTLTRNKPATDSARTSRIYSDLESEGSGARALVQAKIQQKLQEADQHKSSKKVEPKRKPEMKDENTQAAAVVHKAPPAPQAQEESASEYEEVVEEVTASESEAEAQPDPSPEVPAEAETDDLGPPPSTPDHEWECEFCTFVNEPNIKICSICCKTPSKPPAQPNKAKKVEEIPPQQTKPQTQSHQPARAQVASPPEVTLVRKSSLKSQQPSQKISSSTTTAAPATKTAQPTSKSSSNHSVGSIKTSKTTSSIPVPTPSKPTLKNSSENESDNAVSKGFLHKGRIQKRISFFEGTKA comes from the exons ATGACGACCCCACAGTTGCTCAGCAAGAATGTTCGAAACATGCCCAACTGGGTG AACGAGGCAAATGATCGTATTGGACCTAAGCCACCACCCACGCCGCCAAATGGTGTGGCGGGTGGACCGTCAAAGGCCCCGGCCTTGCCTCCCAAAGCGAAGAATACTCCCGAGCCAGATTACGAAATCATTGAATTCTCCAACCAGCAACAGTACTCCAATGAACCGATGAAGACCACAGTGGTCAGGACCAAGACACCAG ACAACAAGCTAAAGTGCACCCTTTGCGGCTCCCAGAACCCTTGGGTGACCTGTTCGGAGTGCGCTGGCCAGATCTTCTGTGCTTCCTGCGATGACATGTTCCACAAGCATCCCAAGCGCAAACAGCACATGCGAAAG GCCGTCGAGCAGGGCACTCCGCCCATTCCCCCCAAGGCGCAGGCGGGTGGAGGAGCTCCGCCGCCAGTGGCGCCACCGCGTCGTAGCAAACGTGGTCTGCTGACCCCGTTCCTGGGCCGCAAGGATCAG ATGCTGCCGCCGCCCTCGCCCACGCCCTCGCACAAATCTCTGGGCGGCTGGCGAGGACAACTAGGGGGTGGAGTCACCCCACCACCCCCTCCTGCAACAGCACATCATCAGATGAACAACCGTCCGCTGCCAGAGCCACCGCGCAGCGAGGCGGGAGGATCCTCGAGGTCAGGAACCCCAAAGTCCGTGTTTGATGGCATCCAACGGCCGCCTTCGGTGCAGCTGGAGAAGATTAAGAGCAAGGCCAGCGCCACGCTGGACCGCATGGCCATTCTGCAGCAACGGTACCGCCAGCAGAAGGCGCGCCAGGAGTTGAGCGCCAACAGTGAGCAG CATCTGCTGAATGGAGCCGGCTTCGAGCCATGGTCAACCATCTCACCATCGCCATCGCATTTTCGTTCCGGCAGCATGTCATCCGGTCTGAACTCATCCCATTTCGATCTCTCGGATGACTCACACAACTTTCACAATTCCTTGCTGCTCCAACGACAGGCGGCGGGTGCCCAGCGGCGCCAGATGAGCACCTCGGTGTTCAACCTAAACACCGCCACCCCCCGCCGCCCTCTGGCTGAGACGCAGAACGGCAAGGCCTGGTTGGCCAACCAGAGGATGCAACAG GCCCAATCCCTGGCGCAGCTCAACTGCGCTGGTTGCCAGAGCCAGCAGCCTCCCGGTTGGCAGCACCAAAATATCCACCAGCACCCGGACGAGTGGTCTCAGTTTGGCTCCCAACAGCAGTTCAACAACTCGAATCTATCGCTTAACTTGGGTCCTGGCTACCTGCCCCAGCACCATCCACATCAGCATCCCCACTACCCGCCGCCTGTTTTTATGACCCAACGAGGAATGATGTATCCAGGAGCACCTGGCTATCCCATGATGCATCCAG GAGTCATGGGAATGCCACCAACAGCCGCATCCCGGGCCACATCCCGTTCCCGCTACGCTGCCTCACCCACACCCAGTCGTAAGTCGATGTCCTTGCGGCGAAAGCGCACCAACTATGTGGACGATGAGCTGACCGACGACGAGGACTCCGACCAGGACGATCGTCGATCTCTGGTCTCCACCCGATCTGGTATGACCAGTGCCTCCCGATCGCAGCCACACCACCAGCCCCGCCAGAGGCGTCTTTCCAGTGCGTCTCAGCTAATCGCCAACGATGAGCTGGATGGCGAGCAGCGGCATGGATCGAGGCAACACAAGATGCGGGATAGGCGCGGCTCGGTCGCCAAGTCAGTGCAGAGTGAGTGGCTACCGGAAAGACGAGACTCCCAGACCAGCAATGGTGGTACACTCACGAGAAACAAGCCAGCTACGGATTCGGCCCGCACAAGTCGCATTTACTCGGACCTGGAGTCAGAGGGCTCAGGTGCCCGCGCGTTAGTTCAGGCGAAAATCCAACAGAAGCTCCAGGAAGCCGACCAACACAAGTCCTCCAAGAAAGTTGAGCCCAAACGCAAGCCAGAGATGAAGGATGAGAACACACAGGCGGCGGCAGTCGTGCACAAGGCGCCACCGGCACCACAAGCCCAAGAAGAGAGCGCGTCGGAGTATGAGGAGGTGGTGGAGGAGGTTACAGCTTCCGAGAGCGAAGCCGAGGCTCAGCCCGATCCCAGCCCGGAGGTACCAGCAGAGGCTGAGACCGATGACTTAGGTCCGCCACCCTCCACGCCGGACCACGAGTGGGAATGCGAGTTTTGTACATTTGTGAACGAACCAAACATTAAGATCTGCTCCATCTGCTGCAAGACGCCTAGCAAGCCGCCAGCTCAGCCCAACAAAGCCAAGAAGGTGGAAGAAATCCCACCACAACAGACAAAACCACAAACCCAATCTCACCAGCCTGCTAGAGCCCAAGTGGCATCCCCGCCGGAAGTCACGCTGGTGCGAAAGTCGTCGCTGAAGAGCCAGCAGCCCAGCCAGAAGATAAGCAGTAGTACCACCACCGCTGCCCCAGCCACGAAAACAGCTCAGCCCACCAGTAAATCAAGCTCAAACCACTCTGTAGGATCTATCAAAACCTCAAAGACCACGTCGAGTATTCCTGTTCCGACACCCTCCAAGCCAACACTGAAAAACTCATCCGAAAACGAGTCCGATAACGCCGTGTCCAAGGGCTTCTTGCACAAAGGTAGGATACAAAAGCGAATCTCATTTTTCGAAGGCACCAAGGCCTGA